A genomic window from Myxococcales bacterium includes:
- the tsf gene encoding translation elongation factor Ts, which yields MEINAKMVMELRDKTGVGMMDCKKALQETAGDMEQAVDWLRKRGLSKAAKRADRAASNGYLGTKLSAGADKFTCVELNCESDFVAKTEGFIKLAQELAAHVDVTGTLDVEAVKNEKMTGNPAVTINDLLGEMLAKLGENIRIGRILQWQAAPGNKLGLYVHTGATAIGLSEMTGVAGKDVFVLGKNLGMQIVASKPQYLNIADVPANVLEHEKEIYREEAKAAGKPEKILDKIAEGKLAKFYQDNCLIKQLYVRDTEGKQTVEDLLKAEGVGLVRFARLMVGQV from the coding sequence ATGGAAATCAATGCCAAAATGGTAATGGAGCTGCGCGATAAGACCGGTGTCGGCATGATGGACTGCAAAAAAGCTTTGCAGGAAACGGCCGGCGACATGGAACAGGCCGTCGATTGGCTGCGGAAACGCGGCTTGTCCAAGGCCGCCAAGCGGGCTGATCGCGCGGCCAGCAACGGATATCTCGGCACGAAATTGAGCGCCGGCGCCGACAAGTTCACCTGCGTGGAGCTCAATTGCGAATCCGATTTCGTGGCGAAAACCGAGGGCTTCATCAAATTGGCGCAGGAGCTGGCCGCTCACGTTGACGTCACCGGCACCCTGGATGTCGAGGCGGTCAAAAACGAGAAAATGACCGGCAATCCGGCCGTGACGATCAACGATCTGCTGGGTGAAATGCTGGCCAAGCTCGGCGAAAACATCCGCATCGGCCGCATCCTGCAATGGCAGGCGGCGCCGGGCAACAAACTGGGCTTGTACGTTCACACCGGCGCGACGGCCATCGGCCTGAGCGAAATGACCGGCGTCGCGGGCAAGGACGTGTTCGTGCTGGGCAAGAACCTCGGCATGCAGATCGTCGCTTCCAAACCGCAGTACCTGAACATCGCCGACGTTCCCGCCAACGTGCTGGAACACGAGAAGGAAATCTATCGCGAGGAAGCCAAGGCCGCCGGCAAACCGGAAAAAATCCTCGACAAGATCGCCGAGGGCAAGCTGGCGAAGTTCTACCAGGACAACTGCCTGATCAAGCAGCTTTACGTCCGCGACACCGAAGGCAAACAGACGGTCGAGGATCTGCTGAAGGCCGAAGGCGTCGGCCTCGTTCGCTTCGCGCGGCTGATGGTCGGCCAGGTGTAG